CCACTTTTAGGGATGTCTGTGAGTACGGCAgttgtggtttttttaaatattttctttacttaaaatatattaaaataatattttttttattttttaaaaattatttttaatattaacacattaaaatataacTGATATCactagaaatatattaatttaaaatataaaaaattattttttaaaaatataaaaacaaaaataatacgaACACGATGGAGAGTTGAATCGGTAAAAGGGAAGGTGCAAGTTGCAATTAATTGGTGCTTCCCCAACGGGTCATTTAATGTAATTATAACGAATATTGCGGGTTATTGATAGACGGGGAAAGCAGGCAAGGGTAGAACGGGcaacaacaaaaaggaaataataatattgatgattacTAGATAAAGAAATTGGCAAATTCTACATCGCTGTCAGCTGAGAACGCCGCTTTCACAAACAAATGAAGACGCGTTAGTTAAaagtaaataatgaaaaaataagttgaaaataaaaagaaaatatcaatatattaatattgattgaaattaactaaaaaatgtAGGATGgtaacttaaattaattattatttttttcaaatactaactagagatgtgtttttttatcaaaaatttcttagaaaataattatcttCTTGAAAAATTAGTATCTTCTTATATGTCAAGAACGAACGATATTTTCTAAGGACCGGAACGGCGTGCTGCAGTCAAATCGTCTTTGTTCTTAGGTCGCTGTGTTCCGGCTAGATTGTCGGCAACATAGTGAAttactattctttttttatatttttcattaaaaaatactttcaaacacTTATCTAATACTTATAAACTCAAATATAACCTCAGAAACTAtgtttaaactttaaacaactaataaaaacataaatcaatttGAAAGCTTTTAGATTCATAATTTCAAATCCTCGTAAATCTGAGGATGAAATGGTTTAACTTTGGTATCAATAGATTTTTGGAAGCGAGAGCTTTCAtttaatctcattttttattctctttttctctcttccttttatttacttgtaatttttaaattccaCGTCATTTTTTAATGTTGGGAATTCTGAACAAGAGAATTAGATTAGCCATTATCGAGTTTTTCAGTTTAAatagtttaggtttttttttttttttaatctaatggtgtttTTTAGtcatatgaaaaaaagggtATTTAGAATGGCATTGATATTCTAATGCAACAACACTGTAGTAGACACATTTGAGTACAAAAGAAACTAGTGTTTAAAAGTGTTGTGTtgtatggttgttttttaaaatgtttttttttaatataataaaataatatttttttattttaaaaaaattattttttatattaatatagcaaaatgatttaaaaacataaaaaaataattttgaaactcaaaataaatatgctTGCAATTCGATCGAATATGCCAGAAGAggcaaattaattaatggacCCCCACAGATCCCAACTATGGATTTGACATGAAATAATTTGAATCAACTGCAGGGAATAATCTGCAATTGCAATGAAACCAATTTCATTCATCACATAAGACTTTTTTAGAGCCTTGAAGCTTAAAGAGTAGTGAGTAGTGACCATAATTATTTCATCTGTCCAGGCAGAGTgtcaggaaaaataaaattcatgttcAACTAATTACACAAAAGACTAGAGAATGCATGATATCACAAGCCTTAGAGAGGGGTCATTTGCCCCCGAGTGAAAGACAATCTACCGACATCCTTCAACGGTCTCGTCACGTGATCCTGTTCTCAAGAAACCTGAAAATGAACACCGATCATTTGTTGGTTGTCAGCGGCAGTGGCATTACTATTCCTCGTTTAATAGGATCGTGCGTGTAATTAGCGTCTATAGAATTAAGTATTCCTCTGCTAAGCTGGAAATTAACAGTAAACCATTTTGGTTATTGATCTGTGACAGTCCAAGTGAATGGAGCGAGGGGACGACAGTAGCAACAACGAGAAATTGCTATGGCGAGACAACACCAATGAATGGAATGACATACCCTGGAGCATACCCTGATCAAATGAGGGTAGTGGATACCGTGATCAGAGGCATGCATACTCCTGCATATTTGTTGGACATCACAATGCTCTCAGAGTTGAGAAAAGATGGGCACCCATCAATTTATAGTGGCGATCTGAGCCCTCAGCAGAGGGCGGATCCATCGGGATCCGCGGATTGTAGCCATTGGTGCCTTCCTGGACTGCCTGATACTTGGAACCAATTGTTCTACGCTGCCTTGTTCTTTTAAGTCtagttattgttatttgttaacTACCAATTCTAATTATATACGTGTTCGGAGAGATGCATAATTTGCAATCCTCATGTCTTCTATTGTTTTGTATGATCTTTAGACTAAGATATACATATGTTCCAATTAGCCCACCTTGTAAATTAGTGATAATGTATACCACGAAGAGAGATGATTCCTTGTTGGGTGACTGGGATAAAACTTGCTACTTTATTTTGCTAATTAACTTGATCCCTTCATGGACTCGGATTGGTTATTCCTGAAGTGAAAAACTGCAAGAATGATAGTGGTCATTTAAGCCCAGCTCATGTGGGATCTGGAGCCCTAGTTCTATAGCATGTTTGGTATATGTTACCATGGGAGTGAAGGGGACTTGTCGTCATTTCTGTTAGGCATGTTATCTTGCCGGGTCAATTATACCAGCTGCCTGGTTTAAGTGATGGCCTCGGGTAATTTCTAGATAACTGCTCTCTAtactttgttttcctttatcaTAATTTTGTCCAGCTCGTTATGATCCGATTGCTGACCGCCATAGACTGGCAGCAGGAGAGAAAAATTGGAACCCTGTTGCCTATTCTCCACAGAAGCAAAATATGTATAATTTGCATATGCCTTTGTTGTCCATTGACAGTAGCGTGGTCCCTTTAGTTTCAGAGATGATGTCACCGATGCTTTCAAGGCCCAAAACTCTAAATATTATTCAAcattgcaaaaaagaaaaatgtccTTCGTGGTTTGTTCATGTCCTTTACTTAAAAGCTTCACTGCCTGCATCGGATCTCATCTGCGATTTTCCCAGTGATGAAAAGTAATAGGAAAAGGGCTTCTGCTAAATATTGTATGTACCATGGCAGCGACAAATGTAGACATCCATTGTCCCTCTTTTCCGATTATTAAAATTGgatattggattttttatacTATAACTAAGAAGTttgaggagaagaagaaaaatactcATCTATGAAGCAAAGAAACCATAGGAAAGGTTGCATTACAGCTTTAAACAGTAGGAAAGGTTGCCTTGCAGCTTTAAACAGCTACAGGGCATTGATAACATACATGAATTACCTTGTACAAAAACCACAAAGTAATGACAACACACGACTTCAAAGGACCACGGATCATTATTTGTAACATCTACATATGACCTCTAAGATTTTTACATATACAAGGCAACACAAGTTTAAATAATACCAAGGCTATAGATATCAAATTCACCAATACTTAGTCCTCCAGCAGGCGCTAACTGTGGATCGCAACTCCCGAAGCACTAACTTCCAACATTCGAGGAAGAGtgtcaataatttttggtggcACCACTCCTGCATTGGCAAGAGCTGCCTGCTGATCATAATCAGAGAGATGTACACCCAATGCAGCCCGTCCAGAAGGATCCAGATTATTGGACCAGGCAGCATCCCATTCAACAGCTTTAGCTGTGCTGCATGCTACACTGGCTCCTCCAGGAACAGACAGCCTGGCTGAGTTCTGCAAATGAagagcaataataataatcaaattagtGTTGACACCATTAGCATAACTCATCCTTTACTAGAACTGACTGTGGTAGGTTTGATAGGATTACCTGTGGGAAGAACCTCTCAAAAATCATTCTGTAGTAATAGGCTTCTTTGGTGGTAGGGGTATTATGTGGAAAGATGTGCTCAGCATTTTGCATCATCTTGTCAGTCACCTGAAAATATTAATTCTGCAGTATGAGCTTCCAAATAGAAATATGCTATAAACGAAACAAAAGgatgcaaaacaaaaactcataTAGGTACATGTTGGGCAGCATGAGCTTTGAGACCATCGATCCAGCTATAGCCAACACCATCGCTAAATTGCTCTTTCTGCCTGTAAAGAATATGCTGCAGAAAATCAAATGGGACATGTTAATCTAAAGCAATTAATGTGCTTGTGGAGTTAGAAGGAAGACAATTAGTAAATATGGACCTTAGGCAGATAAGGATGCTCCTCGTCGTCAAAGGCTTTCCTAAGGACCCATTTCTCAATATGGCCTTGTCCAGGTTTGATCTGGAATTGATGAATAGAGAGAGAACCACTTAACAAGCTTTAAAATCGTGAATATCAATacttaaaaattcatacatagaaAGAAACAACGTATAAAAATTCAACGAAAGGTTTTTTTACCATCTTCCATTCAGGATCAATAGCCATTGCAACATTAATAAAATCCTTGTCCAAGAAGGGGACACGGGCTTCTAAACCCCAAGCAGATGTTGCCTTGTTAGCTCTCAAGCAATCATATTGATGAAGGGCCTTTATCTACATGCATGCAACAGAATAGAATTATCAGAACGCTCCCTTGTTATGTCTCTACGTTTCAACAGAAAAGAGTGGTGTATGCATATAGTTAGTTACCTTGCGACATGTTTCGCGGTGTAACTCTTCTTTGTTAGGTGCCTTATGAAAGTACAAATACCCACCAAAAATCTCATCAGAACCTTCACCAGAAATAACCATCTTCACTCCTAGTGCCTTGATCTTACGAGCCATTAGGAACATAGGGGTACTTGCTCTGATGGTTGTAACATCATATGTTTCTATATGGTATATGACATCCTCAATGGCATCTATACCATCCTGTAACAAGCCAAAGATGTTAGTTTACACTTTTGGGTAGTCATAGAATGATAGCACGAAATTGAGCTTAAAAactttgcttgatttttatacCTGAACCGTGAAGTAAAATTCATGGTGGACGGTTCCCAGATAATCTGCAACTTCTCTTGCAGCCTTCAAATCTGGTGAATTCTGCTCAGCACGAGGGACAAAATCAAGGACTCTATCAAACTCTTTAAGACCTGTATACTGAATTTCTTACGACAAAAATTTACAATCACCTCTAGGCCAACACAGAAGGAATGGAGTTGTGCCCCCCATTGTCTGGCAGCCTTTGTACCTGCCAAATGGCGAGCAGTAACAGCAGCAACCAGTGATGAATCTAGGCCTCCAGATAAAAGAACTCCAAAAGGCACATCAGTCATTAGCCTTTTAATCACAGCCTGCGTATATCATTCTTAACATATGAGCTACACGCCATAAGAATTTCcctgtttgttaatttttaacatcaagaacAACAACTTACAGTGAGCCCAATTACATATTTGTCTTTACCTTTTCAAATGCACGTCTCAGAACAAGTGGATCATATGGGGTTGAGGGAATGGCCTCGCAGAACCAAGGAGGATTGTACCAACGACGTAATCCACCCGATTTACTCGAGTACAAATGACCAGGAGGAAAGCACTCAAAATGTTCACAGTCGTCATTCAGACCTTTCAGTTCAGATGAAATCCACACGGACcctgaataataaaaagaaaaggtaaaatcatCAAACAAAATCCAACTCATTagacataaataaatttgaaaaaccagGATCAGACAAGCTGTTACCATCAAGTCCCCAGCCAATATAGAGGGGGGTGATCCCAATGGCGTCACGAGCAACAATGAAACTGTTGTCACGAGTATCCAGCAGAACAAATGAAAACATTCCATCCAACATGTCCACAAAATTTTCGCCATATTCCTCGtactaaattcaaaaaatttcaagaacatgGTTACTCGTTAGAACCAAGAACTGCAAATTACTTCCATTCTACATCAATATCTATTAGTCCTTTGGATTCAATATCACTGGGAATTCATGTGATctaattatcataatttgttAGCACAACCCACCAGATGGGCGATAACATCACAGTCACTGCCTGTTCGGAACTTGTGATTTGGCAAACGCTTCCTTAGTTCTTCATGGTTGTAAATTTCTCCGTTCACCTATTTTCAACACCAACGACTCGTTAAAGTTAGTGAAAActcataattttaattgtaatttgcAGCCAAAATAATTTCCTGTTTTGCAAATTTTAACGTAACAGAAACTAAACTGTTGGTCTGAagccaaaaaatgaaaaactgcAAAATAACCAACCGTGACAACGATGGCTTGGTCCTCATTAAAGAGTGGCTGGTCACCAGAAGCAGGATCGATAATAGCCAGCCTTTGATGAGCCAAGTAAAAGTCACCGCACTGATAGAGCCCACTCCAATCTGGACCACGGTGCTTCAACCTGTTACAATTATAATGAGACAACATTATTCAtccaattgcaattttgatacCCACAAATTTGTCGATTATAATAGTATTATTGTACCCATCAGTCCCCTATCATCATCAAATTTACGAAACAATAATCTTCTATCCTTCGTCTTTGATTAAACGGATCATGTCCAAGAATCCTAAATACTTTATAAGGTTTCTGGtcgtttttaatatttttcgtCTTAAATCTGTTCCCACGTCCATATCTCCAAATACTGTTAACTCCTTTGCGTTAATTGTCTGCGCTAGGAAATATACCAGCGGAGGAAAAACATTTTCGTACTTTTACTGTTACGCTAGCCAGGTAGCACCAGAGCTATGAAATAAAcattcaaaacttcaaatttatatatatatatatatcaagaataaaatatgGGTGGAAATGGTAGCGAAAACATAAAGGCTAGATAaatgagagagggagagagggagttGCCTGCGAGAGAGCTCTAGCACCCGAACCCTCTTGGCCTGAGAGTCGTCAGAACAACCCAAAACAGCAAGTATCCCACACATCGtcgtttcttaaaaaaaaacgatataGCAGATAAAAGAAGATTTTGCTAGATATGTATATCTTAAAAACAAAGACAGAGAAAAATGGATGGATAAACTATAGAGATGAAATTGGGTAgtaatgaaagaagaaaatctgGTAATAAAAAGGAAAGCGAGGTGGCAGGAGAAGGAGATGGGCTGTTAATAGGAAACACCAACACGTAGAGCAAGAGcttgttttgttattgttgaatgaGTAAGTTCCCTCCTCTAAGCACACGTATTTATAGTGCCACAACGAAGCAGCCACGCCATTTAACGGCGTcggttttttcatattttttaaaattttagttaagTGATTGCTGCTTACCGGAGAAAGCTGGAAACTCAGAGGGACAAGAAACATCGGCTCGTGTCTTACACGTGGTGAAATATTATTGGATGGTGTCGATGATATTTTATATGAGGTAACCAGTTTTTGCGGATTAAACGGTGAGGTTTATCCATTACGGAAACGAGAAGGATTTATTGGGAGTGCTGAGTCAGCAAAACTCAAATTCTGGTGGGGTGTTCATTGACGTGGGTTTGATTGGTCAGTTGTGCCGTCATTGTTGTCCAGTGTATTAGGAAATGGTTTCGGTAGTCAAAGAAGTTtggtttctttttcaaattaatatttattaaatgccTATGAAGTATAAGcaacattttttaaacaaataaataggtACAAAGAAAATacagatgaaataaaatttatgatccaCTATAAGAATATTCATCtagaattatttatttgtatagatcaattttttaatgaattatgtgaagtaattaataaaatactgcTCACTAAacactataatttattttattagattaatGGTGAGAAATACATTCTTAAAATCATCTGTAGAGATATTGACATagataaaagtaaaatattgtATTGTTTATTGTGATTCAAGACCTACAAAAACCAATAACGTTgaataattcttaaaatatttaattttgtgcaTTCATGTCCTTTTGCtcatcaataaattattataacactttatatacatattaaagaaaaaactaaaaaagccctggtaatattgaataaaaaaataaactagaaaaaatattctttttaaatattaaaaaaaccagaaaaaagcATGATTGtatatgatagaaaaataacaataaaaatatatattttctcaaaaaaaaaaactcttgcaaTAATCTTCTACTCATCCTTGGGTTCATAccttagtaaaaaataatttctaccaCGAATATCCTTTTATGTACGGGTCATTTCATTATAGATCTTTATCATCTTTGTAAATGTTTTCTCATCATAGTTCCTAGCACGGTATCTTAGTACGAGTCGCTATAGCATaagtttcaaacacaatatttttatgCAAGCTATCTCATTATGGATCTCACcatcaaaaattttaataacaCCGATTGATATGAACATGAATAAAACACTAGTTGATAGACATTCTTGATAGAGAACATTTTCATCTCATCTAACACAACACACCTTATTTCAGGACCTCTCCCATGAATAGTTATTCAAA
This region of Populus trichocarpa isolate Nisqually-1 chromosome 9, P.trichocarpa_v4.1, whole genome shotgun sequence genomic DNA includes:
- the LOC7454859 gene encoding asparagine synthetase [glutamine-hydrolyzing] 1 translates to MCGILAVLGCSDDSQAKRVRVLELSRRLKHRGPDWSGLYQCGDFYLAHQRLAIIDPASGDQPLFNEDQAIVVTVNGEIYNHEELRKRLPNHKFRTGSDCDVIAHLYEEYGENFVDMLDGMFSFVLLDTRDNSFIVARDAIGITPLYIGWGLDGSVWISSELKGLNDDCEHFECFPPGHLYSSKSGGLRRWYNPPWFCEAIPSTPYDPLVLRRAFEKAVIKRLMTDVPFGVLLSGGLDSSLVAAVTARHLAGTKAARQWGAQLHSFCVGLENSPDLKAAREVADYLGTVHHEFYFTVQDGIDAIEDVIYHIETYDVTTIRASTPMFLMARKIKALGVKMVISGEGSDEIFGGYLYFHKAPNKEELHRETCRKIKALHQYDCLRANKATSAWGLEARVPFLDKDFINVAMAIDPEWKMIKPGQGHIEKWVLRKAFDDEEHPYLPKHILYRQKEQFSDGVGYSWIDGLKAHAAQHVTDKMMQNAEHIFPHNTPTTKEAYYYRMIFERFFPQNSARLSVPGGASVACSTAKAVEWDAAWSNNLDPSGRAALGVHLSDYDQQAALANAGVVPPKIIDTLPRMLEVSASGVAIHS